The Vulpes vulpes isolate BD-2025 chromosome 10, VulVul3, whole genome shotgun sequence genome has a window encoding:
- the SLC25A3 gene encoding solute carrier family 25 member 3 isoform X2: MFSSVAHLARANPFNAPHLLLVQDGLTGPRSSPAGPPGPPRRSRNLAAAAVEEYSCEYGSMKFYALCGFGGVLSCGLTHTAVVPLDLVKCRMQVDPQKYKGIFNGFSVTLKEDGVRGLAKGWAPTFIGYSMQGLCKFGFYEVFKVLYSNMLGEENAYLWRTSLYLAASASAEFFADIALAPMEAAKVRIQTQPGYANTLRDAAPKMYKEEGLKAFYKGVAPLWMRQIPYTMMKFACFERTVEALYKFVVPKPRSECSKAEQLVVTFVAGYIAGVFCAIVSHPADSVVSVLNKEKGSSASQVLQRLGFKGVWKGLFARIIMIGTLTALQWFIYDSVKVYFRLPRPPPPEMPESLKKKLGLTQ, from the exons ATGTTCTCGTCCGTGGCGCATCTGGCGCGGGCGAACCCCTTCAACGCGCCGCACCTGCTGCTGGTCCAGGATGGCTTGACGGgcccccgcagcagccccgcggggcccccgggcccgccccgccgTTCCCGCAATCTGGCGGCAGCCGCTGTGGAAG AGTACAGTTGCGAATATGGCTCCATGAAGTTTTATGCACTGTGTGGCTTTGGTGGGGTCTTAAGTTGTGGTCTGACACACACTGCTGTCGTTCCTCTGGATTTAGTGAAATGCCGTATGCAG GTGGACCCCCAAAAGTACAAGGGCATATTTAATGGATTCTCAGTTACACTTAAAGAGGATGGTGTTCGTGGTTTGGCTAAAGGATGGGCTCCGACTTTCATTGGCTATTCTATGCAAGGGCTCTGCAAGTTTGGCTTTTATGAAGTTTTCAAAGTCTTGTATAGCAACATGCTTGGAGAg GAGAATGCCTATCTCTGGCGCACATCACTATATTTGGCTGCCTCTGCCAGTGCTGAATTCTTTGCTGACATTGCCCTGGCTCCTATGGAAGCTGCTAAGGTTAGAATTCAAACCCAACCAGGTTATGCCAACACCTTGAGGGATGCAGCTCCCAAAATGTATAAGGAAGAAGGCTTAAAAGC ATTCTACAAGGGGGTTGCTCCTCTCTGGATGAGACAGATACCATACACCATGATGAAATTTGCCTGCTTTGAACGTACTGTTGAAGCATTATATAAGTTTGTGGTTCCCAAGCCCCGAAGTGAATGTTCAAAGGCAGAGCAACTGGTTGTAACATTTGTAGCAGGTTACATAG CTGGAGTCTTCTGTGCAATTGTTTCTCATCCTGCTGATTCTGTGGTATCTGTGTTGAATAAAGAGAAAGGTAGCAGTGCTTCTCAAGTCCTTCAGAGACTCGGATTTAAAG GTGTATGGAAGGGACTCTTTGCCCGTATCATCATGATTGGCACTCTGACTGCACTACAGTGGTTCATCTATGACTCTGTGAAGGTCTACTTCAGGCTCCCTCGCCCACCTCCACCTGAAATGCCAGAGTCTCTGAAGAAGAAGCTTGGGTTAACTCAGTAG
- the SLC25A3 gene encoding solute carrier family 25 member 3 isoform X1, translated as MFSSVAHLARANPFNAPHLLLVQDGLTGPRSSPAGPPGPPRRSRNLAAAAVEEQYSCDYGSGRFFILCGLGGIISCGTTHTALVPLDLVKCRMQVDPQKYKGIFNGFSVTLKEDGVRGLAKGWAPTFIGYSMQGLCKFGFYEVFKVLYSNMLGEENAYLWRTSLYLAASASAEFFADIALAPMEAAKVRIQTQPGYANTLRDAAPKMYKEEGLKAFYKGVAPLWMRQIPYTMMKFACFERTVEALYKFVVPKPRSECSKAEQLVVTFVAGYIAGVFCAIVSHPADSVVSVLNKEKGSSASQVLQRLGFKGVWKGLFARIIMIGTLTALQWFIYDSVKVYFRLPRPPPPEMPESLKKKLGLTQ; from the exons ATGTTCTCGTCCGTGGCGCATCTGGCGCGGGCGAACCCCTTCAACGCGCCGCACCTGCTGCTGGTCCAGGATGGCTTGACGGgcccccgcagcagccccgcggggcccccgggcccgccccgccgTTCCCGCAATCTGGCGGCAGCCGCTGTGGAAG AGCAGTATAGCTGTGACTATGGATCTGGCAGATTCTTTATCCTTTGTGGACTTGGAGGAATTATTAGCTGTGGCACAACACATACAGCATTGGTTCCTCTAGATCTGGTTAAATGCAGGATGCAG GTGGACCCCCAAAAGTACAAGGGCATATTTAATGGATTCTCAGTTACACTTAAAGAGGATGGTGTTCGTGGTTTGGCTAAAGGATGGGCTCCGACTTTCATTGGCTATTCTATGCAAGGGCTCTGCAAGTTTGGCTTTTATGAAGTTTTCAAAGTCTTGTATAGCAACATGCTTGGAGAg GAGAATGCCTATCTCTGGCGCACATCACTATATTTGGCTGCCTCTGCCAGTGCTGAATTCTTTGCTGACATTGCCCTGGCTCCTATGGAAGCTGCTAAGGTTAGAATTCAAACCCAACCAGGTTATGCCAACACCTTGAGGGATGCAGCTCCCAAAATGTATAAGGAAGAAGGCTTAAAAGC ATTCTACAAGGGGGTTGCTCCTCTCTGGATGAGACAGATACCATACACCATGATGAAATTTGCCTGCTTTGAACGTACTGTTGAAGCATTATATAAGTTTGTGGTTCCCAAGCCCCGAAGTGAATGTTCAAAGGCAGAGCAACTGGTTGTAACATTTGTAGCAGGTTACATAG CTGGAGTCTTCTGTGCAATTGTTTCTCATCCTGCTGATTCTGTGGTATCTGTGTTGAATAAAGAGAAAGGTAGCAGTGCTTCTCAAGTCCTTCAGAGACTCGGATTTAAAG GTGTATGGAAGGGACTCTTTGCCCGTATCATCATGATTGGCACTCTGACTGCACTACAGTGGTTCATCTATGACTCTGTGAAGGTCTACTTCAGGCTCCCTCGCCCACCTCCACCTGAAATGCCAGAGTCTCTGAAGAAGAAGCTTGGGTTAACTCAGTAG
- the SLC25A3 gene encoding solute carrier family 25 member 3 isoform X3, translating to MHGVSCLTTEYSCEYGSMKFYALCGFGGVLSCGLTHTAVVPLDLVKCRMQVDPQKYKGIFNGFSVTLKEDGVRGLAKGWAPTFIGYSMQGLCKFGFYEVFKVLYSNMLGEENAYLWRTSLYLAASASAEFFADIALAPMEAAKVRIQTQPGYANTLRDAAPKMYKEEGLKAFYKGVAPLWMRQIPYTMMKFACFERTVEALYKFVVPKPRSECSKAEQLVVTFVAGYIAGVFCAIVSHPADSVVSVLNKEKGSSASQVLQRLGFKGVWKGLFARIIMIGTLTALQWFIYDSVKVYFRLPRPPPPEMPESLKKKLGLTQ from the exons atgcatgGTGTGTCTTGTCTTACTACAGAGTACAGTTGCGAATATGGCTCCATGAAGTTTTATGCACTGTGTGGCTTTGGTGGGGTCTTAAGTTGTGGTCTGACACACACTGCTGTCGTTCCTCTGGATTTAGTGAAATGCCGTATGCAG GTGGACCCCCAAAAGTACAAGGGCATATTTAATGGATTCTCAGTTACACTTAAAGAGGATGGTGTTCGTGGTTTGGCTAAAGGATGGGCTCCGACTTTCATTGGCTATTCTATGCAAGGGCTCTGCAAGTTTGGCTTTTATGAAGTTTTCAAAGTCTTGTATAGCAACATGCTTGGAGAg GAGAATGCCTATCTCTGGCGCACATCACTATATTTGGCTGCCTCTGCCAGTGCTGAATTCTTTGCTGACATTGCCCTGGCTCCTATGGAAGCTGCTAAGGTTAGAATTCAAACCCAACCAGGTTATGCCAACACCTTGAGGGATGCAGCTCCCAAAATGTATAAGGAAGAAGGCTTAAAAGC ATTCTACAAGGGGGTTGCTCCTCTCTGGATGAGACAGATACCATACACCATGATGAAATTTGCCTGCTTTGAACGTACTGTTGAAGCATTATATAAGTTTGTGGTTCCCAAGCCCCGAAGTGAATGTTCAAAGGCAGAGCAACTGGTTGTAACATTTGTAGCAGGTTACATAG CTGGAGTCTTCTGTGCAATTGTTTCTCATCCTGCTGATTCTGTGGTATCTGTGTTGAATAAAGAGAAAGGTAGCAGTGCTTCTCAAGTCCTTCAGAGACTCGGATTTAAAG GTGTATGGAAGGGACTCTTTGCCCGTATCATCATGATTGGCACTCTGACTGCACTACAGTGGTTCATCTATGACTCTGTGAAGGTCTACTTCAGGCTCCCTCGCCCACCTCCACCTGAAATGCCAGAGTCTCTGAAGAAGAAGCTTGGGTTAACTCAGTAG